The following proteins are encoded in a genomic region of Blastocatellia bacterium:
- a CDS encoding universal stress protein, with the protein MQLFQSNLFLVPTDFSEIATGALQYAGSLAARCGARLQVIFADPFLPPPYFSTRQAEDIAAVLEQSKRLAREQLDRYVHEHIAQTVPAEARVVEDYPVRAIMTTADQYNADMIIMGTHGRSGWSRLMLGSVTEKVLRETRRPVLTVRPQSTVAPSSGLTIQRLLCPVNFTDTSARSLEHASALAACLGAELWVLHVIESPSSPPSEEEEVDRLCEWVAPDIRARCRLQETVARGEAAEQILTTASSLGCDMIVMAAQHRRFLNTTVLGTTTVRVNRHAPCPVLTVVSESAS; encoded by the coding sequence ATGCAACTGTTTCAATCGAACTTGTTTCTCGTGCCGACTGACTTCAGCGAGATTGCCACCGGGGCGTTGCAGTATGCCGGGAGTCTGGCTGCCCGTTGTGGCGCGCGATTGCAGGTCATTTTTGCTGACCCGTTTCTGCCGCCGCCTTATTTTTCGACGCGGCAGGCTGAAGACATTGCCGCTGTCTTAGAGCAGTCCAAACGCCTTGCTCGCGAGCAACTGGATCGTTACGTGCACGAGCACATCGCTCAGACTGTGCCGGCGGAAGCGCGTGTCGTCGAAGACTATCCCGTTCGCGCGATTATGACCACGGCTGACCAATACAACGCGGACATGATTATCATGGGCACGCATGGGCGGAGCGGCTGGAGCCGGCTGATGCTTGGTTCGGTCACCGAGAAAGTGCTGCGTGAGACGCGCCGGCCTGTGCTGACGGTGCGCCCACAATCAACCGTCGCCCCGTCATCTGGCCTGACGATTCAACGCCTGCTCTGTCCCGTCAACTTCACCGACACGTCAGCGCGGTCGCTCGAGCATGCCAGCGCGCTGGCTGCTTGTTTAGGCGCGGAGCTATGGGTCTTACACGTGATCGAATCGCCGAGCAGTCCGCCCAGCGAAGAAGAAGAGGTGGATCGTCTTTGTGAATGGGTTGCGCCAGATATTCGCGCGCGCTGTCGCCTCCAGGAGACCGTGGCGCGGGGTGAAGCAGCCGAGCAGATTCTCACAACCGCGAGTTCACTCGGTTGCGACATGATCGTCATGGCCGCTCAACATCGGCGTTTCTTGAACACGACCGTGCTGGGCACGACGACCGTGCGTGTGAATCGGCACGCGCCTTGTCCGGTGCTGACGGTGGTCAGCGAGTCAGCGTCGTGA
- a CDS encoding DUF2892 domain-containing protein — translation MTVERYLRLIAGSFVLASVLLGYYHSPYWFWFTGFVAVNLIQSAFTNWCPMMTILRRLGVGCEEAATVARHA, via the coding sequence ATGACAGTTGAGCGATACTTACGACTGATTGCAGGCAGTTTTGTATTGGCCAGTGTGTTGCTTGGTTACTATCACAGTCCATACTGGTTTTGGTTTACCGGATTTGTGGCCGTCAATTTGATTCAGTCGGCGTTCACGAACTGGTGTCCGATGATGACGATTCTGCGCCGATTGGGCGTCGGCTGTGAGGAAGCGGCCACGGTCGCGCGACATGCCTGA
- a CDS encoding zf-HC2 domain-containing protein: MMECKQLVTLLSEFIDGQLPAHLCQEIQAHIADCAPCVAFVNTLRKTIQMCQELPHHPLPDEMKNHLKEVLQNEWSNWKPHAS, from the coding sequence ATGATGGAATGCAAGCAGTTGGTGACATTGCTTTCAGAATTCATTGATGGCCAGCTTCCTGCCCATCTCTGTCAGGAGATTCAAGCCCATATCGCTGATTGCGCGCCCTGCGTCGCGTTTGTCAATACACTGCGAAAGACTATCCAGATGTGCCAAGAGCTTCCCCACCATCCCTTACCCGATGAGATGAAAAATCATCTCAAAGAAGTTCTGCAAAACGAATGGAGCAACTGGAAGCCGCATGCTTCATAA